One region of Jatrophihabitans cynanchi genomic DNA includes:
- the cds1 gene encoding L-cysteine desulfhydrase Cds1 has product MHDVDRRSRAARAWVDEAVRRVEADANRSADTHLVPLVLPSMPGVDVYLKDESTHPTGSLKHRLARSLFLYALCNGQIGEGTTVLEASSGSTAISEAYFARMLGLPFVAVIPRTTSAEKVALIEREGGRCHVVDDPTTVYAEAARLARECGGHYLDQFTYAERATDWRGNNNIAESIFEQMALERHPVPAWVVVGAGTGGTSATIGRYLRYRRYDTALCVIDVENSAFFPGWRDRDDSVTTGCGSRIEGIGRPRVEPSFLPGVVDRMLSVPDAASIAAARALEPVLGRRVGASTGTNLWGVLHLAAELHAAGQDGSIVSLLCDGGERYAHTYFDDDWLAGQGIDLAPYADAVAARLS; this is encoded by the coding sequence GTGCATGACGTGGACCGGCGCTCGCGTGCGGCGCGCGCCTGGGTGGACGAGGCGGTGCGCCGCGTCGAGGCCGACGCGAACCGTTCGGCCGACACGCACCTGGTGCCGCTGGTACTGCCCTCCATGCCGGGCGTCGACGTCTACCTCAAGGACGAGTCGACGCACCCGACCGGATCGCTCAAACACCGGTTGGCCCGCTCGCTGTTCCTGTACGCGCTGTGCAACGGGCAGATCGGCGAGGGCACCACGGTGCTCGAGGCGTCGTCCGGCTCGACCGCGATCAGTGAGGCGTACTTCGCCCGGATGCTCGGCCTGCCGTTCGTCGCGGTGATCCCGCGGACCACCAGCGCCGAGAAGGTCGCACTGATCGAGCGCGAGGGCGGCCGCTGCCACGTCGTGGACGACCCGACGACCGTGTACGCCGAGGCGGCCCGGCTGGCCCGCGAGTGCGGTGGGCACTACCTCGACCAGTTCACCTACGCCGAGCGGGCGACCGATTGGCGGGGGAACAACAACATCGCCGAGTCGATCTTCGAGCAGATGGCGCTGGAGCGCCATCCGGTGCCGGCCTGGGTCGTGGTGGGCGCAGGGACGGGCGGGACGAGTGCGACGATCGGCCGGTACCTGCGCTATCGCCGGTACGACACCGCGCTGTGCGTGATCGACGTGGAGAACTCCGCGTTCTTCCCGGGCTGGCGCGACCGTGACGACTCGGTGACCACCGGGTGTGGGTCGCGCATCGAGGGGATCGGCCGGCCGCGTGTCGAGCCGAGCTTCCTGCCCGGTGTCGTCGACCGGATGCTCTCGGTGCCGGACGCCGCCTCGATCGCGGCCGCGCGTGCCTTGGAGCCGGTACTCGGGCGCCGGGTGGGTGCGTCGACCGGCACGAACCTGTGGGGGGTGCTGCACCTCGCGGCCGAGCTGCATGCGGCGGGGCAGGACGGCAGCATCGTCAGCCTGCTCTGTGACGGTGGCGAGCGGTACGCCCACACCTACTTCGACGACGACTGGCTCGCCGGCCAAGGTATCGACCTGGCGCCGTACGCCGACGCGGTGGCCGCGCGCCTGAGCTGA
- a CDS encoding acyltransferase, with product MLQRPERVQLRSARFLTWASLRWVLRHRAYTPWYLVRYWRFFAFKVRNRHVITTGFVFLDRGVELYARRGYGRLILGRWIHLGVDTALRCHEGTLSVGDKCVLARDVSINCYLDVEIGDSTLIADNVYISDFDHNFADLTVPIKDQGIAKSRVRIGRDVWLGTKVTVARGVEIGEGSVVGANAVVTRDLPGHSVAVGVPARVIRDRRA from the coding sequence ATGCTGCAGCGTCCTGAGCGGGTGCAGCTGCGCAGCGCCCGCTTCCTGACCTGGGCGTCGCTGCGGTGGGTGCTGCGCCATCGCGCGTATACGCCCTGGTACCTGGTGCGGTACTGGCGGTTCTTCGCCTTCAAGGTGCGCAACCGGCACGTGATCACGACCGGCTTCGTGTTCCTGGACCGCGGCGTGGAGCTGTACGCGCGGCGCGGCTACGGACGGCTCATCCTCGGCCGGTGGATCCACCTCGGCGTGGACACCGCGTTGCGCTGTCACGAGGGCACGCTGTCGGTCGGTGACAAGTGCGTGCTGGCGCGGGACGTCTCGATCAACTGTTACCTGGACGTGGAGATCGGCGACAGCACGCTGATCGCGGACAACGTGTACATCTCCGACTTCGACCACAACTTCGCCGACCTGACCGTCCCGATCAAGGACCAGGGCATCGCCAAGTCACGCGTGCGGATCGGTCGCGACGTCTGGCTCGGCACCAAGGTGACGGTTGCGCGCGGGGTGGAGATCGGCGAGGGTTCGGTCGTGGGTGCGAACGCGGTCGTCACGAGGGACCTGCCGGGCCACAGCGTTGCCGTCGGCGTGCCCGCCCGGGTGATCCGAGACCGCCGTGCATGA
- a CDS encoding HAD hydrolase-like protein — translation MPSVVLFDLDGTVSDSARGILAALRHAFAVTGVPEPDARTERALLGPPFYESLPPLIGAVPLAEVIAAYRDFYATAMFDTTAFDGVPALLQTLRGDGVRLAVATSKPERYAVPIVEHLGVAEMFEVIGGDALDGSRGTKALVIAHVLEQLGHPDPSGVLMVGDRSHDVLGARAHDIGCLGAGWGYALPDELESARPLAICRTVGDLARLLEAPDAAAS, via the coding sequence GTGCCAAGCGTGGTCCTGTTCGACCTGGACGGCACCGTCTCGGACTCTGCCCGGGGGATCCTGGCGGCGCTGCGCCACGCGTTCGCCGTCACCGGGGTCCCGGAGCCGGACGCGCGGACCGAGCGGGCGCTTCTCGGCCCGCCGTTCTACGAGTCGCTGCCACCACTGATCGGCGCGGTGCCACTTGCCGAGGTGATCGCGGCGTACCGCGACTTCTATGCGACGGCCATGTTCGACACCACGGCGTTCGACGGGGTGCCTGCGCTGCTGCAGACCTTGCGCGGCGACGGGGTCCGGCTCGCCGTCGCGACCAGCAAGCCCGAGCGCTACGCGGTGCCGATCGTCGAACACCTCGGCGTGGCCGAGATGTTCGAGGTCATCGGCGGCGATGCGCTGGACGGCTCGCGCGGCACGAAGGCGCTGGTGATCGCACACGTGCTCGAGCAACTGGGCCATCCAGACCCGTCCGGCGTGCTGATGGTCGGCGACCGCTCGCACGATGTGCTCGGTGCCCGCGCGCACGACATCGGCTGCCTCGGCGCCGGGTGGGGGTACGCGCTCCCGGACGAGCTCGAGTCGGCGCGCCCGCTGGCGATCTGCCGCACCGTCGGCGACCTGGCCCGGCTGCTGGAGGCGCCCGATGCTGCAGCGTCCTGA
- a CDS encoding class I SAM-dependent methyltransferase: protein MSATEEQIAAAWDDPKLANVLYHDWEAGTYDEKWSISFDQRCIDYARDRFEHVAGHDGWPYGRSLELGCGTGFFTLNLKLAGVLDKGHVTDLSPGMVAVAERNAASLGFQVQGRVADAERLPYDDDSFDLVIGHAVLHHIPDVELALREVLRVLKPGGRFVFAGEPTRYGDVIARRLSRMTWWAATRVTRLPQLAGWRRPQEELDESSRAAALEAVVDLHTFAPASLAATARAAGAVQVQVRTNELLAAWFGWPVRTFECAVPKGRLGMRWANFAMKGWMRLSAVDRVLEHVVPKGLFYNAEITGLKR from the coding sequence CGACCGAGGAGCAGATCGCCGCCGCCTGGGACGATCCCAAGCTGGCCAACGTGCTCTACCACGATTGGGAAGCGGGCACGTACGACGAGAAGTGGTCCATCTCGTTCGACCAGCGCTGCATCGACTACGCGCGTGACCGGTTCGAGCACGTCGCCGGCCACGACGGCTGGCCCTACGGCCGCTCGCTCGAACTCGGCTGCGGCACCGGGTTCTTCACCCTGAACCTGAAGCTGGCCGGCGTCCTGGACAAGGGCCACGTGACCGACCTGAGCCCGGGCATGGTCGCGGTCGCCGAGCGCAACGCCGCGTCCCTGGGCTTTCAGGTGCAGGGCCGGGTGGCCGACGCCGAACGGCTGCCGTACGACGACGACAGCTTCGACCTGGTGATCGGGCACGCGGTGCTGCATCACATCCCGGACGTCGAGCTCGCACTGCGCGAGGTGCTGCGGGTGCTCAAGCCGGGCGGTCGGTTCGTCTTCGCCGGCGAACCGACCCGCTACGGCGACGTGATCGCGCGCCGGCTCTCGCGGATGACCTGGTGGGCGGCCACGCGGGTCACCCGGCTGCCGCAACTGGCCGGCTGGCGCCGTCCGCAAGAGGAACTCGACGAGTCCTCGCGGGCCGCCGCGCTCGAGGCGGTGGTCGACCTGCACACGTTCGCTCCCGCCTCGCTCGCGGCGACGGCACGGGCTGCCGGCGCGGTGCAGGTGCAGGTGCGGACCAACGAGCTGCTGGCAGCGTGGTTCGGCTGGCCGGTGCGCACGTTCGAGTGCGCCGTGCCGAAGGGCAGGCTCGGGATGCGCTGGGCGAACTTCGCGATGAAGGGCTGGATGCGGCTGTCCGCGGTCGATCGGGTGCTCGAACACGTCGTCCCGAAGGGGTTGTTCTACAACGCCGAGATCACCGGGCTGAAGCGGTAA